Genomic window (Rhododendron vialii isolate Sample 1 chromosome 4a, ASM3025357v1):
TTTGAGTTTAATAGCCGATGCCAAGGAGTATGTGATATCGTGGAATGGGTCTGAGAGGTATTGGACCAGTGGCTCTTGGAATGGGCAGACTTTCAGTTCGGTCCCAGAGATGAGCCTCAATCATTTTTACAATTTCACCTGTGTTGATAATGAGAATGAGAGTTATTTTACGTATTCGATGTATAATAAATCGATTATATCGCGATTTGTTATGGATATTTCGGGGCTAATCACGCAACTGACTTGGTTGGAAACCACCGGGCAATGGAACTTGTTTTGGTCTCAGCCGAAGCAGCAGTGTGAGGTTTACGCGTTTTGTGGGGCATTTGGGACTTGCAATCAGATTACACAGCCCTTCTGTAATTGTTTGAAAGGGTTTAGTCCGGTTGGTGATTGGAATTTGAGTGATTATTCTGGTGGGTGTGCGAGGACAAATAAGTTGCAGTGTGGGAATCCAAGTGTTGCTAATCAGGAGTCGACAGATAAGTTTTATGCGTATCCCAACATGGGATTGCCTGATAATTCACTATCTGTTGCTTCTAGTAGCGCTGCCGGATGTGCATATTCCTGCTTGAATAACTGCAATTGCGCTGCTTATTCCTATGATAATAACGGGTGTTCGATTTGGATTGGGGAACTTGTGAATCTGCAACTCTCACCAAATGATGGTACTGGAAGAACTCTTTATCTCAGACTTGCTGCTTCTGAGTTTTCGCAGGGTAAAGAAAACAAGGGGATCATTATTGGTGCTGTTGCGGGTTCAGTTGCGGGTTCAGTTGCTGTAGGACTACTTTTAGGCCTAGTGTTTATTATAATCTGGAAGCGGCAAAGGAGGTTCGTTGGAAAAACAAAAGTGGAGGGCTCATTGGTTGCGTTCGGATACAGAGATTTGCAAATTGCTACGAAAAATTTCTCAGAGAAATTGGGGGGAGGAGGTTTCGGTTCTGTGTTCAAAGGGACATTGCCCGATTCAACTATAATCGCGGTGAAGAAGCTGGAAAGCATAAGCCAGGGAGAGAAGCAGTTCCGAACGGAGGTTAGCACGATCGGAACCATTCAACATGTCAACCTCGTTCGGCTTCAGGGGTTCTGCTCCGATGGTAACCAAAAGTTGTTGGTGTACGATTACATGCCGAACGGGTCCTTGGATTCCCATCTTTTCCACGAAAGGGAGGGGCAAGTCTTGGACTGGAAAACGAGGTACGAGATCGCTCTGGGAACGGCCAGAGGGTTGACTTATCTCCACGAGAAGTGCAGGGACTGTATTATTCACTGTGATATAAAGCCGGAGAACATTCTACTAGACGGCGAGTTCTGCCCAAAAGTCGCGGATTTTGGCCTAGCAAAGCTCATTGGCCGAGAATTCAGCAGGGTTCTGACGACCATAAGAGGGACAAGAGGTTATCTCGCACCAGAATGGATATCAGGAGTTGCCATAACAGCCAAAGCTGACGTTTACAGTTATGGAATGatgctttttgaatttttatccgGAAGGAGGAATTCGGAGCAATCTGATCAAGATGGGAAGTTTAAGTTTTTCCCGACTTGGGCTGCAAATGTCGTAGTAGAAGGGGGCGACCTGTTTAGCCTATTAGACCATAGATTGGAAAAGAATGCCGACGAGGAGGAGCTAAGGCGAATAGCTAGAGTGGCTTGTTGGTGCATCCAAGATGATGAGAACCACAGGCCAACAATGGGTCAGGTGCTACAGATACTTGAAGGGGTTGTGGAAGTGAACTTGCCTCGGTTTCCTCGGTCACTTCAAGCGTTTGTCGAGAACCACGAGCATATAGTTTTCTTCACCGATGCGTCCTCTGGACAGAGTTCACAGCCACAGAGCGCTTATTCAACTGCTTCCAGTCACCacgccaaattttggctttaccGGCGATAGTATTACCGGCATTAATTTAATGCCATTAAAAGACACTTTTAGCGGCATTAATAAGACCGTCGGGAATAATTACCCTAAAACGGCGGTATTCCTAAGACCGCTGCTTTTAGTGACTTTTATCGGCGGTTTTTTAAATTATCGCCGGAAAAAGTAGGTTGTACAGTTATTTTTAATACCAGCGGTTTATTACCGCTGTTTATAATAAAACCGacccgtataatataaataataatatttatctTAATTGAACCAAAATGCGGGTTAGCTGAGTTCGTTGCACGCGCGTGCAAAGATCCGGAGGTTCCGGGTTCGAATCATggggaaagcaaaaaaattaaccGCCCATTTCATTCCCGGCAGTAATATTTCCGACAGATGAAGAAATTTAATGGTTCTACTAAAAATgaggagttttttttatcatgtcttttaatttctagtctaaATATCTATTCACAGTTTTTAGTGTCATTTGGTCGTTCGAAGAGTCATTGAGTCATTCAAGGAGTCTACCTAGTTTTCTGTAGTCAAagtaattgttttcttttaattctaGCTTCGAAAAtctaagtttatttttcctatgCTTGGAGGGATGTTCCAAGTGTGCCTATAAATTAggttgctatgaatgaaatcTGGAGAGTgtgtttgaattaaaatagcctttggcttgtgagaagaTAATTCTTCTTGTAACTCTTATCCTCCGGTGGATTACGATAGGTGGCGAGTTTTCCcgtttctgtatctcttaggtggattccttcGAGTGGTGAGCGGTTCCCTAGCCCTGTATCCCTAGTTAAATCCTCAGGTGGTGATATCTTATCCCGTTGGTTCCttaacttgggtggtgagctTTACCCGATTATCCATTTTTATCTTACTTCCGTCCTGTCTAAAAAATCCACCGTcagtttggtatcagagctttgggTTCAATGGCAAGTTATTGTTGCTCGCAATTTCAAACAACGCCAGATAAAATCTTTTCAGACAAGGATTCCTCTTCTTCACTAGCACTAGTGGATTGGAATTTGCTTCCAGTTTATGATGAGTACACCGAAGACCGGTTCTTGATCATATACGATAACCAGAATTCTATTCCTATGAATTTTGATTCCAAGGCATCACTTTCATTGTGCTTTGATTAGGTAGGCAATGCCCAAAATTTGTTTGCACGGGGGCAAGGGTTGATTCTGATAAAGAGTTGTAAACAAGTTTTTAAACTGCAAAAGGGTGATTGTGCAATGCGGATTCTTAATTATCTTGCTAGAAAACCACTTTGCTCATATGAATTGGTTGTGGTTTCACCTGATGTGGCAGGAGTTGGAAGGGCCAACTCCATTACAAAGAAACTTCTTGTTGCATCTTCAACCAGAAGTTATGAACTCAATATGGTTAATGAGGTTGTTGATGTGAAAGTAAAAGTAGaaattttgtggaaaaaaagaaaaaaaaaggaagtgaatGCAATGGAAAGAATTCGGTGAAGATTCGAGGGCGAATCTTTTTCAACCAGGGGAGAATGATGAAGAAATTTAATGGTTCTACTAAAAatgatgagttttttttatcatgtcttttaatttctagtctaaATATCTATTCACAGTTTTTAGTGTCATTTGGTCGTTCGAAAAGTCATTGAGTCATTTAAGGAGTCTACCTAGTTTTCTGTAGTCAAAGTAATTGTTTTCATTTAATTCTAGCTTCGAAAAtctaagtttatttttcctatgCTTGGAGGGATGTTTCAAGTGTGGCTATAAATTAggttgctatgaatgaaatcTGGAGAGTgtgtttgaattaaaatagcctttggcttgtgagaagaTAATTCTTCTTGTAACTCTTATCCTTCGGTGGATTCCGATAGGTGGCGAGTTTTCCcgtttctgtatctcttaggtggattccttcAAGTGGTGAGCAGTTCCCTAGCTCTGTATCCCTAGTTAAATCCTCGGGTGGTGATATCTTATCCCGTTGGTTCCTTAACTTGGGTGCTGAGCTTTACCCAATTATCCATTTTTATCTTACTTTCGTCCTGTCTGAAAAATCCGCCGTCAGGTTTTGTAATGCCATTTTtagtattaccggcggtttgTTACCGACGTTTTTGTTTTACCGACAATTGCTTTACCGACAGTCTATTACCGGCGATTTTTGGACTATTACCGGCAATTTTTAAACTATTTCCGGCGGTTTTCTAATGCCACTAAA
Coding sequences:
- the LOC131323637 gene encoding G-type lectin S-receptor-like serine/threonine-protein kinase At2g19130; protein product: MGVRTNSYFIFSLLFLFFTFNLPISHGSDTISANQSLSGDQTLVSTNGAFKLGFYNQPGNSSNYYICIVYNKVSLGTIAWIANRDKPISDKNSAVLKIMDGNLVLLDESQIPIWSTNQNSAASSSVVAVLGDDGNLVVKDGFNSTQPIWQSFDFPTNTWLPGGKIAYNKRTKTHQNLTSWKNSKDPSQGLFSLSLIADAKEYVISWNGSERYWTSGSWNGQTFSSVPEMSLNHFYNFTCVDNENESYFTYSMYNKSIISRFVMDISGLITQLTWLETTGQWNLFWSQPKQQCEVYAFCGAFGTCNQITQPFCNCLKGFSPVGDWNLSDYSGGCARTNKLQCGNPSVANQESTDKFYAYPNMGLPDNSLSVASSSAAGCAYSCLNNCNCAAYSYDNNGCSIWIGELVNLQLSPNDGTGRTLYLRLAASEFSQGKENKGIIIGAVAGSVAGSVAVGLLLGLVFIIIWKRQRRFVGKTKVEGSLVAFGYRDLQIATKNFSEKLGGGGFGSVFKGTLPDSTIIAVKKLESISQGEKQFRTEVSTIGTIQHVNLVRLQGFCSDGNQKLLVYDYMPNGSLDSHLFHEREGQVLDWKTRYEIALGTARGLTYLHEKCRDCIIHCDIKPENILLDGEFCPKVADFGLAKLIGREFSRVLTTIRGTRGYLAPEWISGVAITAKADVYSYGMMLFEFLSGRRNSEQSDQDGKFKFFPTWAANVVVEGGDLFSLLDHRLEKNADEEELRRIARVACWCIQDDENHRPTMGQVLQILEGVVEVNLPRFPRSLQAFVENHEHIVFFTDASSGQSSQPQSAYSTASSHHAKFWLYRR